One Lacunisphaera limnophila DNA window includes the following coding sequences:
- a CDS encoding sugar phosphate isomerase/epimerase family protein, with the protein MNTSSTRRTFLTQAALLPLFVAGGVSPAFAAFTRPRRVGGSHLRTSLNAFSFLELLNANAKDPTQGIDLFGVCDFCAKTGFDAVDLTGYFFPGYPLAPEDSYLYRLKRHAFNLGLGISGTGVRNDFVAADPAIRAEGVARLKTWIEVAAKLGAPTVRAFADSQSPFKNWQQAAQNAPRETVENWLADALRECAEHAKKYGVIIAVQNHGDFINTGAQHLSLLQRVDHEACAALVDTGKYLTADPYADIALVAPYAVNWQIKETTGSATHTPKTDMTKLVGIIRRSGYRGYVPIETLAMGRPGYDPSIETTKMLAELRAGLAATESITP; encoded by the coding sequence ATGAACACCTCGTCCACGCGGCGCACGTTTCTCACGCAAGCCGCACTCCTGCCCCTGTTTGTTGCCGGCGGCGTATCGCCCGCCTTTGCGGCCTTCACCCGGCCCCGCCGGGTCGGCGGCTCGCACCTGCGCACCTCGCTCAATGCCTTTTCGTTCCTCGAACTGCTGAACGCCAACGCAAAGGACCCGACCCAGGGCATCGATCTTTTCGGCGTCTGTGATTTCTGTGCCAAAACCGGCTTCGATGCCGTAGACCTCACCGGCTATTTCTTTCCGGGCTATCCCCTGGCGCCGGAGGACAGCTACCTATATCGGCTCAAACGGCATGCCTTCAATCTGGGCCTGGGGATCAGTGGCACCGGCGTGCGCAATGATTTCGTCGCCGCCGATCCGGCCATCCGCGCCGAGGGGGTGGCCCGCCTCAAGACCTGGATCGAAGTTGCCGCGAAACTGGGCGCCCCCACAGTACGCGCCTTCGCCGATTCCCAGTCGCCCTTCAAAAACTGGCAACAGGCGGCTCAGAACGCCCCGCGGGAGACGGTCGAAAACTGGCTGGCCGATGCGTTGCGCGAATGCGCCGAGCACGCCAAAAAATATGGCGTAATCATCGCCGTGCAGAATCACGGGGATTTCATCAACACCGGCGCGCAGCACCTCAGCCTGCTGCAGCGCGTGGACCACGAAGCCTGCGCCGCGCTCGTCGACACCGGCAAATATCTGACCGCTGATCCCTATGCCGATATCGCCCTGGTTGCCCCCTACGCGGTCAACTGGCAGATCAAGGAGACGACCGGCAGCGCGACCCATACACCCAAGACCGACATGACCAAACTCGTCGGCATCATCCGCCGGTCCGGCTACCGCGGTTATGTGCCGATCGAGACGCTGGCCATGGGGCGTCCGGGCTACGACCCCTCCATCGAGACGACCAAAATGCTGGCAGAACTCCGCGCGGGGCTCGCTGCCACCGAATCCATCACACCATGA
- a CDS encoding ABC transporter ATP-binding protein has product MAGIFHRAFTGMENVFKLLDLTPDVMDAPGAQSLDQIKGEVRFEGVDFNYDPRSRNGRPATLSEVTFTVPPGQAVAIVGPSGSGKSTLVGLLARFYEPTAGRVLLDGHDLRDVSLASLRRHIALVPQESILFSGTIEDNLRYGRPAATREEIVAAAKIANAHDFILQLGDGYSTVVGERGAQLSGGQRQRIAIARALLTNPRILIFDEATSALDAASEQLIQASMREIARGRTVFSIAHRLATVRHADQILVLDAGRLVEQGSHEELQQRGGLYAHLHALQFRDHA; this is encoded by the coding sequence ATGGCCGGGATTTTTCATCGCGCCTTCACGGGCATGGAAAATGTATTCAAACTGCTGGACCTGACCCCGGATGTCATGGATGCACCCGGGGCGCAGTCGCTGGACCAGATCAAGGGCGAGGTCCGGTTCGAGGGGGTTGACTTTAACTACGATCCCCGTTCGCGCAATGGCCGGCCCGCGACGCTCAGCGAGGTGACATTCACCGTCCCGCCCGGCCAAGCGGTAGCCATCGTGGGCCCCAGTGGATCGGGTAAATCCACGCTGGTGGGACTCCTCGCCCGGTTTTATGAGCCCACCGCCGGCCGCGTGCTGCTTGATGGCCACGATCTCCGGGACGTTTCTCTGGCCTCGCTGCGCCGGCACATCGCCCTCGTCCCGCAGGAGAGCATTCTGTTTTCCGGCACCATCGAGGACAACCTGCGCTATGGCCGCCCCGCCGCGACGCGCGAGGAGATCGTGGCGGCGGCCAAGATCGCGAACGCGCATGACTTCATTTTGCAACTGGGCGACGGCTATAGCACCGTCGTGGGCGAACGCGGTGCGCAGCTCTCGGGCGGTCAGCGCCAGCGCATCGCGATTGCCCGCGCGCTGCTGACCAATCCGCGTATTTTGATCTTCGACGAGGCCACCAGTGCCCTCGATGCGGCATCCGAACAGCTCATTCAGGCGTCCATGCGGGAGATCGCCCGGGGGCGCACCGTTTTCAGCATCGCCCACCGCCTGGCCACGGTGCGGCATGCGGATCAGATTCTCGTGCTCGACGCTGGCCGGCTGGTCGAGCAGGGGAGCCATGAGGAGTTGCAGCAACGCGGCGGCCTATATGCCCATCTTCACGCCCTCCAGTTCCGGGATCACGCCTGA
- a CDS encoding MFS transporter: MLTPSSPNPPPVSLAGGKKIWSVGTLTYSAGGLALLFVWLLFGDFAYMMRERSAAPVTQLMLKKYEASDLVTGIFLLTIPWTVILIAGPTVSYWSDRHRSRRGRRIPFLLLPTPFVTLAMIGLAFSPRLGAALHQWFGGNPATVNHTILLTMGLFWMVFEIGVVISNAVFNGLINDVVPREWLGRFYGLFRAVGLGAGILFNYKIIGHAEENYSIILASIGLIYGVGFTVMCLRVKEGDYPPPAAAARTNPVLGAIGDYFRDCFSKPYYLWVFIFIGLANTVFVPVNLFAIYAAKSYGLTMETYGKYLVVTFICSFCLAFPLGWLADRFHPLRVGLGALLLYAIVMLAGFQWMHDPKSFGLVFLAHGILSGTFFTGTAAIAQMLFPKLKFAQFAAAAGLIAAFMNMVLGPVLGAALDRLGSDYRYTFLAGSLLAVISIGLGLFVHRRWQQLGGQAGYVAPE, from the coding sequence ATGCTTACCCCTTCATCCCCCAACCCGCCCCCCGTCTCCCTTGCCGGCGGCAAAAAAATCTGGTCGGTTGGTACCCTGACCTACTCGGCCGGCGGCCTCGCGCTGCTCTTTGTCTGGCTCCTCTTCGGCGATTTCGCCTACATGATGCGAGAGCGGTCTGCGGCGCCGGTGACGCAGCTGATGCTCAAGAAATACGAGGCGTCGGACCTGGTCACCGGCATCTTCCTGCTCACCATTCCCTGGACGGTCATCCTGATCGCCGGCCCGACGGTGAGCTACTGGAGCGACCGCCACCGCAGCCGTCGGGGACGACGGATCCCCTTTTTGCTGCTGCCCACCCCGTTTGTCACCCTGGCCATGATCGGACTCGCGTTCAGTCCGCGGCTGGGCGCGGCGCTCCACCAGTGGTTCGGCGGCAATCCCGCCACGGTCAACCATACGATACTGCTAACCATGGGCCTGTTCTGGATGGTGTTCGAAATCGGCGTGGTCATCTCAAACGCGGTGTTCAATGGCCTGATCAACGATGTGGTGCCGCGGGAATGGCTGGGCCGCTTCTACGGCCTGTTTCGCGCCGTGGGCCTGGGGGCGGGAATTCTTTTCAACTACAAGATCATCGGCCACGCGGAGGAAAACTACTCGATCATTCTGGCCAGCATCGGCCTCATCTACGGGGTCGGATTCACCGTGATGTGCTTGCGGGTGAAGGAGGGCGATTATCCGCCGCCGGCCGCGGCTGCGCGGACCAATCCTGTCTTGGGCGCGATAGGGGACTACTTTCGCGATTGTTTCTCCAAGCCGTATTACCTCTGGGTCTTCATTTTCATCGGACTGGCGAACACGGTCTTCGTGCCGGTCAACCTGTTCGCCATCTACGCGGCGAAAAGCTACGGGCTGACGATGGAAACCTACGGCAAATACCTCGTGGTGACTTTCATTTGCTCCTTTTGCCTGGCCTTTCCGCTCGGCTGGCTGGCGGACCGGTTTCATCCGCTGCGCGTCGGGCTGGGGGCGCTGCTGCTCTACGCGATCGTCATGCTGGCCGGGTTCCAGTGGATGCATGATCCCAAGTCATTCGGCCTGGTCTTTCTCGCCCACGGCATCCTCTCGGGCACGTTTTTCACCGGCACGGCGGCGATTGCGCAGATGCTTTTCCCCAAGCTGAAGTTTGCGCAGTTTGCCGCGGCCGCGGGACTGATCGCAGCCTTTATGAACATGGTCCTCGGTCCCGTGCTGGGGGCGGCGCTCGACCGGCTGGGAAGCGATTATCGCTACACCTTCCTTGCCGGTAGCCTCCTCGCGGTCATCTCGATCGGGCTGGGGCTTTTCGTCCACCGCCGCTGGCAACAGCTCGGCGGACAGGCTGGTTATGTGGCCCCGGAATAG
- a CDS encoding hydroxyacid dehydrogenase: MSPDDTTSPGRRPGAALAFRAELQPWLFPPAARSRLEQQVEILAGPFTGADWPTERERLAGVEVLVGSWGIPLLDGELLAAMPRLRVVLYGAGSVRGFVTDEFWRRGILLSSAASANAGPTATFAEAMIILALKQTWFYLRRREADWAYLTDTASSGVHAATVGIIGLSSVGRLVVQGLQRHELTILACDPTVTSEEAARLGVELVDLPALFARSDVVSLHAPLLPQTIGLVGAEHLRLMKPHASFVNTARGAIVREAELVAVMRERADLTALLDVTDPEPAPADSPLRALPNVILTPHIAGARHREIALVGRVVLEELDRYRTGQPLRFALDKARVASMA; this comes from the coding sequence ATGAGCCCCGACGACACAACTTCTCCAGGCCGTCGCCCCGGGGCCGCGCTGGCCTTCCGGGCCGAGTTGCAGCCTTGGCTCTTCCCACCCGCGGCGCGCAGCCGGTTGGAGCAACAGGTGGAAATTCTGGCCGGGCCCTTCACCGGCGCGGACTGGCCCACCGAGCGCGAGCGGTTGGCCGGGGTGGAGGTGCTCGTAGGCAGTTGGGGCATACCCCTGCTCGACGGCGAATTACTCGCCGCGATGCCCCGGCTGCGGGTCGTGCTTTACGGAGCCGGATCGGTGCGCGGCTTCGTGACGGATGAGTTCTGGCGGCGGGGCATTCTGCTTTCCAGTGCCGCCAGCGCGAACGCCGGGCCCACGGCGACCTTTGCCGAGGCGATGATCATCCTCGCGCTCAAGCAAACCTGGTTCTACCTGCGGCGGCGCGAGGCCGACTGGGCCTACCTGACCGATACTGCCTCCTCGGGGGTGCATGCGGCCACCGTCGGCATCATCGGTCTCAGCAGCGTCGGGCGGTTGGTGGTCCAGGGACTCCAGCGCCACGAGCTCACGATTCTGGCCTGCGATCCCACGGTCACGAGCGAAGAGGCCGCCCGGCTGGGGGTCGAGCTGGTGGATTTGCCGGCGCTATTCGCCCGGAGTGACGTCGTCTCACTGCACGCCCCGCTGCTGCCGCAGACGATCGGGCTGGTTGGGGCGGAACACCTGCGGCTGATGAAACCGCATGCGTCTTTCGTGAACACCGCGCGGGGCGCCATCGTGCGCGAGGCCGAGCTGGTGGCCGTCATGCGGGAGCGTGCCGACCTGACCGCACTGCTGGATGTGACCGACCCGGAGCCGGCGCCCGCGGATTCGCCGTTGCGCGCTTTGCCCAACGTGATTTTGACGCCGCATATCGCCGGGGCCCGCCACCGCGAGATCGCCCTCGTGGGCCGGGTCGTGCTGGAGGAACTTGACCGTTACCGGACCGGGCAGCCGCTGCGTTTTGCACTGGATAAGGCCCGGGTGGCGAGCATGGCCTAG
- a CDS encoding sulfatase family protein — MKRFLPLLVLAGLSVAASAAERRPNIIVIVTDDQRFDALGVVQREQGDRARFPFFQTPNLDRLAAEGARFRNAFVTHSLCSPSRASMLTGRPTHAHGIRDNKTPFVSTDTWAHALRTAGYRTGYFGKWHMGKQEDRPGFDHVFTFIDQGIYPNCRFLQNGRWVETEGWVDDVTTTHAIDYIAGHRTEPFALFIGYKSPHDNRTPAPRHAARYADTRIAAPVSFRAYPPFEWADRTKPWNPLVEDRLNYFRCLQGVDDNIGRLLEALQQQGLADDTLIIYAGDNGYYLGEHGLGDKRSAYEESIRIPLLVRYPRAVAPGTVVDALALNIDFPATILEVAGVPLTWAQEGRSFAPLLRGERPAGWRTEFFYENYRDPEYPEVTHDIQSVRTETAKIVAYPDQPGWTQVFDLRADPHEMKNLADEPTAAALVAELQSRLAAAVARKTPAAPNR; from the coding sequence ATGAAGAGATTCCTACCACTGTTGGTCTTGGCGGGGCTGTCGGTCGCGGCCAGCGCCGCCGAACGCCGCCCCAACATCATCGTGATCGTTACCGACGACCAGCGTTTCGACGCTTTGGGTGTCGTGCAGCGTGAGCAGGGAGACCGGGCCCGGTTTCCCTTCTTCCAGACCCCGAACCTCGACCGGCTCGCGGCAGAGGGGGCCCGTTTCCGCAACGCGTTCGTCACGCATTCGCTCTGCTCGCCGAGCCGCGCCTCGATGCTCACCGGCCGGCCCACCCATGCGCACGGCATCCGGGACAACAAGACGCCGTTCGTCTCGACCGACACCTGGGCCCACGCGCTGCGGACCGCTGGTTACCGCACCGGGTATTTCGGCAAATGGCACATGGGCAAGCAGGAGGACCGGCCGGGTTTCGACCACGTCTTCACTTTCATCGACCAAGGCATCTACCCGAACTGCCGCTTCCTGCAGAACGGCCGCTGGGTTGAGACGGAGGGGTGGGTCGACGACGTCACCACCACCCACGCGATCGACTACATCGCTGGCCACCGCACCGAGCCCTTCGCGCTTTTCATCGGCTACAAGTCGCCGCACGACAACCGCACGCCTGCCCCGCGCCACGCGGCACGCTACGCCGACACGCGCATCGCGGCGCCGGTCAGCTTCCGCGCCTACCCGCCGTTCGAGTGGGCTGATCGCACGAAGCCGTGGAACCCGCTTGTCGAGGATCGCCTGAACTACTTCCGCTGCCTGCAGGGCGTGGACGACAACATCGGCCGCCTCCTCGAGGCGTTGCAGCAGCAAGGCCTCGCTGATGACACGCTCATCATCTACGCCGGCGACAACGGTTACTACCTCGGCGAGCACGGCCTGGGCGACAAGCGTTCCGCCTACGAGGAAAGCATCAGAATCCCGCTGCTGGTCCGCTACCCCCGCGCGGTGGCGCCCGGCACGGTCGTCGACGCGCTCGCGCTGAACATCGACTTTCCGGCCACGATTCTGGAGGTTGCCGGGGTGCCGCTCACGTGGGCTCAGGAGGGTCGCAGCTTTGCCCCGCTCCTTCGCGGCGAACGTCCGGCCGGCTGGCGCACAGAGTTTTTCTACGAGAACTACCGCGACCCGGAGTATCCCGAGGTCACGCATGACATCCAGAGTGTCCGCACGGAGACCGCCAAGATCGTCGCGTACCCGGACCAGCCGGGTTGGACCCAAGTCTTCGACCTCCGCGCTGACCCGCACGAGATGAAAAACCTCGCCGATGAACCGACCGCCGCCGCGCTCGTCGCGGAGCTGCAGTCTCGCCTCGCGGCGGCCGTCGCCAGGAAAACCCCAGCGGCGCCGAATAGATGA
- a CDS encoding glycosyl hydrolase 2 galactose-binding domain-containing protein yields the protein MAPLLDLSTLAWTLTGWRPFAWKLRKSAETGGFLLPDHGPFPARLPGSVQENLRRAGEIPDWHVGRNSLAIEWVEHRHWKFSAPLPTLTLDEGMSVVLCADVLDHHGWVLLDGAVVGEFSGAHQPVRIDLGAKLAQPGSHQLALVFALPPEGQGQMGYTSLARDLKPRYNFSWDWCVRVVPIGASGRLTLERQERSACPLLLGTAATVSADFHQGMVAFTIDSAGREGETNIAAVLRREGRAVASTQAQLAGGEQRLSLEVANPELWWPQGEGPQPLYALEITATRADRIVAHWTREIGFKHIEWRPCEGAPADALPWLCVVNGRPIFLQGVNWTPVRMCYLDTTREESERLVAIYRELGCNLLRVWGGGHLESPEFYAACDRAGLLVWQEFPLSSSGIDSNPPSDAAFITELSAVARHFIHSRQHHACLLMWCGGNELHVDEIYPRGKRRIPLTLAHPVLAALAALVTAEDPARRFLPTSPYGPRFHSERAEFGQGLHHEVHGPWGLDGHPQPGDWENYWRDDDALFRGETGVAGASSLALIRRQAGGEPTWPLGNALWRHSSGWWTQADRLGPRFVGMKDDEALAAYVAYTQQEQAEKLAFAVRAKKAQFPRCGGFLIWMGHDAFPCLANTSIVEFDHTLKPAAHAVAEVFHAPSGKSA from the coding sequence ATGGCCCCGTTGCTTGATCTCTCCACCCTCGCCTGGACCCTCACCGGCTGGCGGCCTTTTGCCTGGAAGCTGCGGAAGTCGGCCGAGACCGGCGGGTTTCTTTTGCCTGATCACGGGCCGTTTCCAGCCCGGCTGCCCGGCAGTGTGCAGGAAAACCTGCGCCGGGCCGGGGAAATTCCCGACTGGCACGTCGGCCGCAATTCGCTCGCCATCGAGTGGGTCGAGCACCGGCACTGGAAGTTTTCCGCGCCGCTACCGACCCTGACGCTGGACGAAGGAATGTCGGTCGTGCTCTGCGCCGACGTGCTTGACCACCACGGCTGGGTGTTGCTCGACGGCGCGGTGGTCGGGGAGTTTAGCGGGGCCCATCAGCCGGTGCGGATTGATCTGGGAGCCAAGCTGGCCCAGCCGGGTTCGCATCAACTCGCGTTGGTCTTTGCCCTGCCGCCGGAGGGGCAGGGTCAGATGGGATACACCTCGCTGGCCCGCGACCTGAAACCGCGCTACAACTTCAGCTGGGATTGGTGCGTGCGGGTTGTTCCGATCGGCGCCAGTGGCCGACTGACGCTCGAACGGCAGGAGCGGTCCGCCTGCCCCTTGCTCCTTGGCACGGCGGCGACGGTTTCGGCTGACTTCCACCAAGGGATGGTGGCGTTCACCATCGATTCCGCCGGGAGGGAAGGAGAAACCAACATTGCGGCGGTCCTGCGCCGGGAGGGCCGGGCGGTTGCTTCCACCCAAGCCCAGCTGGCGGGGGGGGAGCAGCGCCTGTCGCTCGAGGTGGCGAACCCTGAGTTGTGGTGGCCGCAGGGCGAGGGCCCCCAGCCGCTTTACGCGCTGGAAATCACGGCCACCCGTGCCGACCGGATCGTCGCGCATTGGACCCGGGAGATCGGCTTCAAGCACATCGAGTGGCGGCCTTGCGAAGGAGCGCCCGCCGACGCGTTGCCCTGGCTTTGTGTCGTGAACGGCCGGCCGATCTTCCTGCAGGGCGTCAATTGGACGCCGGTGCGGATGTGTTATCTGGACACGACGCGCGAGGAAAGCGAACGGCTGGTGGCGATCTACCGCGAGCTGGGCTGCAATTTGCTCCGGGTGTGGGGCGGCGGACATCTGGAATCGCCGGAATTCTACGCGGCCTGCGACCGGGCCGGCCTGCTGGTCTGGCAGGAGTTTCCGCTTTCCTCCTCGGGCATTGACAGCAACCCACCCAGTGATGCCGCGTTCATCACCGAACTCAGCGCCGTGGCGCGGCACTTCATCCATTCGCGCCAGCACCACGCCTGCCTGCTCATGTGGTGCGGCGGCAACGAACTGCATGTCGATGAGATTTATCCCCGAGGCAAACGCCGGATCCCGCTGACGCTGGCGCACCCGGTGCTTGCCGCCCTCGCGGCTTTGGTGACCGCGGAGGACCCGGCGCGCCGCTTTCTCCCCACTTCGCCCTACGGCCCGCGGTTTCACTCGGAACGCGCGGAGTTTGGGCAGGGTTTGCATCACGAGGTCCACGGGCCCTGGGGCCTCGACGGCCACCCGCAACCCGGCGACTGGGAAAACTACTGGCGGGACGACGATGCGCTGTTTCGCGGGGAAACCGGTGTGGCCGGAGCGAGCAGCCTTGCCCTCATCCGCCGGCAGGCGGGCGGCGAACCCACCTGGCCGCTCGGCAATGCCCTCTGGCGGCACTCGTCCGGTTGGTGGACGCAAGCGGACCGCTTGGGCCCCCGGTTCGTGGGCATGAAGGACGATGAAGCCCTGGCCGCCTACGTTGCCTACACGCAGCAAGAACAGGCCGAAAAATTAGCCTTCGCCGTGCGCGCCAAGAAGGCGCAATTTCCGCGGTGCGGCGGATTTCTGATCTGGATGGGCCACGATGCGTTTCCCTGCCTCGCCAACACGTCGATCGTGGAGTTCGACCACACCCTAAAGCCCGCCGCGCACGCCGTGGCAGAGGTGTTTCACGCCCCATCCGGAAAATCAGCATGA
- a CDS encoding glycoside hydrolase family 5 protein: MTALSHAPRRRGFNLPEMFLGPDDLRWADMIRGPRGCFREIDFEWIAGWGFNFVRLPLSYRWWAKVEAPFTIEESGLAPLDAAVEWTQRHGLRLGLCLHHAPGFVINPLPQPDPFDLWQDDEALACFVHHWRTLARRYAGVSAAVLEFNLVNEPVRCTATQYERVVRAAVAAIREVSPKRCIIADGIDAGTTPVPGLTPLGVTQGCRGYWPHEVTHHLAWWAGEPTARPDWPMTLTDGTEANVETLRARFAPWRALAVSGGSVFCGELGAWHRTSHAVFLRWLADLFAVLREFECGWALWNFRGSFGVLDSTRSDVVYEDWHGCPLDRALLNLLQKS; the protein is encoded by the coding sequence ATGACCGCTTTGTCCCACGCCCCGCGGCGCCGCGGGTTCAATCTCCCCGAAATGTTTCTCGGGCCGGATGACCTGCGCTGGGCCGACATGATCCGTGGTCCCCGCGGCTGCTTTCGGGAGATTGATTTCGAATGGATTGCCGGATGGGGATTCAACTTTGTGCGGCTGCCCTTAAGTTACCGCTGGTGGGCAAAAGTGGAAGCACCCTTCACCATCGAGGAGAGCGGCTTGGCGCCGCTGGATGCCGCCGTCGAGTGGACGCAGCGGCATGGCCTGCGGCTGGGGCTCTGCCTGCACCACGCCCCGGGCTTTGTCATCAATCCGCTGCCGCAGCCGGATCCGTTCGACCTCTGGCAGGACGACGAGGCCCTGGCTTGTTTCGTCCATCATTGGCGCACCCTGGCGCGACGCTACGCCGGCGTCAGCGCGGCGGTGCTTGAGTTCAATCTGGTCAACGAACCGGTACGCTGCACCGCGACGCAATACGAGCGCGTCGTGCGGGCTGCCGTCGCGGCTATCCGTGAAGTCAGTCCCAAACGGTGCATCATCGCTGATGGCATTGATGCGGGCACCACGCCCGTTCCGGGATTGACACCACTGGGGGTGACGCAGGGTTGCCGCGGATACTGGCCGCATGAGGTCACCCATCATCTCGCCTGGTGGGCGGGTGAGCCCACTGCCCGGCCCGACTGGCCGATGACTCTGACAGATGGCACCGAGGCGAACGTGGAGACGCTGCGGGCGCGGTTCGCCCCGTGGCGGGCCTTGGCCGTCTCAGGTGGATCGGTTTTCTGCGGTGAACTGGGTGCCTGGCACCGGACTTCCCATGCGGTTTTCTTGCGCTGGCTGGCTGACCTGTTCGCGGTGTTGCGGGAGTTTGAGTGTGGCTGGGCGCTGTGGAATTTTCGCGGCTCATTCGGCGTACTTGATTCCACGCGATCGGATGTGGTTTACGAGGACTGGCATGGCTGTCCGCTTGATCGTGCGTTGCTGAACCTTTTGCAGAAATCCTGA